Part of the Spinacia oleracea cultivar Varoflay chromosome 5, BTI_SOV_V1, whole genome shotgun sequence genome, ATTTTGGTACCGTAGGAATATTGTTGTAGCATGCAGTCCTCTTTTACACTTCACTGTAACATTAGGTACCTTCTATTCCCATGCAACTTTTTACTAGAGGTGGCAAATAGGTTAGTCAAGTAGAGTAATTTTGGTTTCGGTCATCGATATGTTGGGTTGTTTTGATTGTTGGCATTTTTCATTATTCAATTTGAAAGAAGAGAGAAGCTACACAATTATGTCCATTGGATAGAGAGTGACAAAGGAAAGGATAAAAGTGGGagtcaaaaagaaaaaaaaattaggttcAAATAATTTGACGACATTCTGAATGTGAAAGCCTGTCCCTCGAGGCAATCTAAAGTGGGCTTGTTTTAATCCGTTATCTTGCAAGTTTCTGGGGATTGGTACGTTTTGGTTGTGCAAATTGTAacttatttcaaaattcaactttGTATGAGGTTGGGTGATTTTTTTTGTCTAGTCCTTACCCTTATTATTTTGGTTGTTTTCTTACCATTTCCTCCTTTTATTAACAACTTTTTCCCCTATCTCTTTATCTTAGAGCTTTTCTGAAAAAGTTTGACCACCAGTTCACTTTACTTGGATATTATCAAACCTGTTGTAGTCTCTTATTTTCATTTGTTTCGATCAAGTGCAATATCTCTGTCCACTCTCTTGCCTACATGGCATCATTTTTTGACGTAGAGTATCTTCAAAAAGTTTGGGAGCTTCTTTGTAGCACTTTTtattgaaataaaaaaattacgcACAATCTCTCATATGAAAGGaagatcatttttttttatagaaagtACCTCATTCTACTAATAGGCCAAAGAAAATCCATATTTTCCACTAGGTCAAAAAATTCCATATTTACCACTAGGTCAAAAAATTCCATATTTACCACTAGGTCTTTTCTAGGAAAGTTTCTTGctgaatttgaattatttacttGGCGTTGGGTATGATGAGATCACCTCATATAATTATTCCTTTACACTTTGTTTGGATAAGCAATGTTGGAGAGAAAGGGAGGGAAGGGAAAGAGAGGCGAACACACTCCCTTGTTTGGATAAAAGGCTGGGGGAAGGAATTGGATGGATCCATTTTCCCTCTCTATTTAATAAACACCATCCTCCAAAATTGGAGAGATTTTGAGGTAAATGGAGCTCACCTTCCCCCTCTCTTTCTTCCCCAGTTCCCCTTCCCctccctcctctttctctcCCCTTCCTTCCCTTCTATCTTGCTACCCAAACATACCGTTAATGATTGTGGTCTTCCTTAAAATAAAAGAATGTAGGCATTTGAATATCAAGGTGGAAGGGAAAGAGAGGGGAAAGAGAGGGGAAACGGGAGGGGGAACGTGTGCTTCATATTCCCTCCAAACCTCTCCAATTTTGGAGGGAGGGTGTTCATTAAATAGGGAGGGAATATGGATTTCTCCCTCTCCCTCCCCTTCCTTCCCCAACCTTTTATCCAAACAAGGGAGTTTGTTTCCCTCCCTTACTCTCCATTTACTCTTATCCAAACAAAGTGTTAGAGATTATTATTATCAATTTCAGCTAGTTCGCTGACTATATCCACCTTATAAATCATAACTTGTTACATACAAGTGAATACTTTCCTGACTAACTAGGCAGCCCAACCAGGACATGCTACCTGCCAGAATATAGCTTTCTTATGGTAAGCTGCTGTAGACACCATATAGGACACTCTGTGTGTATTTTGTATGTTCTTTATAGTCTGATCAAATTGTTTAGTTTACAATTACATTGATGCtttactaacctttgattttagCAGTCATATTTTTTTATCGACATCTTTACATTTTAAACATCTGGTTAGTGGTTAAGGTTAAAATGAATCTTGGAAATTCTAAACCTTTCCATCTACTTGTGCCTTTTTCCTTTGGTAGAccacagttttttttttaaactttaCAACAACTAGGACAAccacaaagccttagtcccaaaatgatttggggtcatTAACATGAATAGTCGTAAGGAACCGTTCCCGAAACGTGAAGCAAGACCCAGCTTAGTACCAtgaatttattttatgttttccgTCAATATCCCCCTAACTACACCATCCTCCCAGTCCTACCAAACCCATCGACTTTTTACTTTGATGATTGGATCATTGAAAGCGCAATCATATTCCTGTATTTCTAAGATATCTACAACCGTCTGCTACTCTTCTTTAATCCTCATTTATTGTTTGCGCTTTGAAGTTAGACTTCCCCATCAAATGTAGCATAATGCAGCAAAGTCTGTTGTTTTATGTTATTGTCAATTCTTGTTTCTTCATACGGTTGTGGAATAgtattttcctataattttttttgtactcAATGGGACTTTCGTCTTACTTATAGGGTTAcgtttttttataaattattgtaACTTTTTTTTGGGTACTCAATGTATGTGACCTTTCGTCCTATCTTTGAACTTCTATTAAACAAGGGGTTAAGGGTAGGAGAGCTTTCTCTGGTGGGAGGGATAGCTGCCGTTGTGTATAAGGTTAGAAGATTTAGAGGGAGTTAAAAAATGATGGAGAAGTTGAAGGAAACTTGTGGATGTTGGTGGCTATTTTGTTGAACTTTAAAGAGTACAAATCTTCTTGGTATACCAAATTGAACTGTCAAAAGTGGAAGTACCATGTAGAATTTCCCAATTGATTTAAATTGTTTCTTAGGATTCTTAGTTTGTTACTCATGTATTGAAACATTTTTGCAGGGCGGTATACGAATTTACGTCTGTGACCATGAAACAGCACCCCCAGGTCTGCTTGGAACTTTTAAAATCAGCAAGTGTCATGACTAGTATAATGTTGACATACATTTACTTGGCTTCTCATATCTCTTACGAGCTTGTTGTTGGGAATTATTCGTGGGTGTAAAGTTTTCTGATAATAGTTTTTGTTTTCGGGTGATTTTCTCTTTGCCGCTTTCACTTGTTGTCTCCCAATTGTTGATCCTACTGACAATCATTCTAATGGCTAATTGGCATCAAGCGGGCTTCACAGATTAAATGTCAGGTCCTCAGTTTCGGTTAAAACGGTCATGTGGGACTTCAAAACCCTCATCCTTATAATTTACCCCTGTTTCCTGACTAGGTTCTTGTCAATTCGGCAATTCCTTGGTCATTAAATTGAGCTTACTCATCAAGTTTCAAATTTCAGCAGACTGCCTCCTTTCAGTTCTTTCTTGTTTGGgatctccaattctccattgTAGTCTGATGTGTTTTGTAGTCTTTTGTTTCAGTCATGTCTCTCTGTGCTCTTTAATGGCGCTTTTCCTGACTTAGGCCTAATGAATATTAGACACTGTCGGccataatttttctttttatggGTTCTTTAAGAGAACTCTTGGTTCTCTTTTGGTGTACGACTCTTAGTTCTCATcattattttttccatttatcaTCAATTTCTAGAGACCATTAACCAGGAAAGCCTTTCCCTTGTCTCCTATTTTGTACTGAAATACGGTGTATTGATTTTAACTGATGTTTTCTATTCGCTTAAGTGTTAAGTGTTTTGTTCTATGTGTTACTTATTTTTACTCAGAAAAACTGAAATTTGCTGATTTAAATGAATTTTAAAGATCAAAATGATCCTATACTTGAAAGTTCTCTTTAAATTTTGAAGAGAGGATGCCAAAACCTGGAGTACTAATTAGTTATCGACAGTTTACCACATTGATTCATTTACTGGAACCAATATACGCTTATGTAGCTTAGGCTAATCTTACATGTGATATTTCTGTACACCTTTGAATTGTACAATCTTTAGATCGATTGGAGTTTGCAATCTGAATTCTGATTTCTTCAATCAATATCTATTATGACTCATCAATTATAGACAGATGCAGGGTTGTGGTGCTCTTATTCTTTTCCATTTTATCAGTATTTAGGCTGACAGTTgtttaaaacaaaagaaaaatacaGAGTAGCAATTCTGTAATAAGGCTGTTAGATGGTGAATTAAGAGAAACAAGCGATGTAATCCTTTAAAATATTTCAGCCGTCCCATTTGAGGATTCTTGATCATTTTAGTATACAAACATTAGGCAGGGGAAGAGTTTTCCCGGAATAAGACATCCCAGGATACTTATTTCACTGATTATATGACTCAGTTACTGATCTACTGCTGTGATCACGTGTTTTGAATAATTTCATTCTGGTGATGCAGTGTTGCGTTGTAATGAAATTTTTTCACTTACAGTATTTTGTTAGCATTTGTGGGGAGAGGAGGGGAGGGAAGAAACAGGGAGGTCAGGTGAAAAACGGAGGGTGCTTCAATTTTCATTTCAAGTCTTTCCAATAGTGGAAGAAATTGGTCTATTAAAAGGGAAAAAGAAATGGTGATTTTTATatccttttccatacccaaATATAGGGTTATATAGATCAGTCACTCTCGCTCCCCTCCCTTTCCCTCCAAATTCCCTAATCCAAACACACTATTAGAGAAGGGCATCAGTGATGCTAAGGAATCTTTACTTTTGCTATGTAAACCATGATACCTGCACAAATATTATTCTGATGTGTTTTGATTATCAGATTAATATATGGTCAGTAAATAAAACGAAGTAATGATTTACTTGAAAGAAACGTAAAGAAATTAAAAGATTTTGGTTTTTGTTAACCcacatttttaattttttttttttaacgagaACATATTGTATTCAACCAATGTCTGAATCTGGCTAATGAATTTGAATAGCCGAAAGAAGACAACTGGTAGATCCACTACACCCGTCACTGGACTGCTCTCCTAAGCATTAGAACCACCAACTggttataatttataaacaccTCCCTCTCCTCCTCTAcccttctctctttctctccttcCTCTTACATGCCTTTCTTCCTCCGGCTCTTACACAGAAACCAtcaaaccaatgtctgaatctGGCTAATGAATTTGAATAGACGAAAGAAGTTTTTCATTTCATTAAGTAATCCTGGTTTTTTCAAACTACAGAGCCCTACTTGGAGGCATGTGAACAGGTTAACTGCTAAAAGTAATTGACTCGAACATGGGGGTGGGGTGGAAGTTACGAATTCCATTCAAGGGCTGTTCAGCCTATATTTGATGGTCTTCTTTATTGAGAATGTCCTGAATCTGTGCTAGTTACTCCTTTAACTTCTTTAAAAGCATTATGCTTGCAGATCTAATACTATCCTCCTCCATGACTGATATTAAAAAGTAACTGACAAGGAAGTGGTTCTTGAAATTTATTTATGCAGAGAACCAAGTAATAAAGACTGATCAGATGAACATATTGATCAGATCACTTACTTTGAAGAAGCAACAGGGTGAAGCGACTGATAACTCAAGAAAGAGGTGTTCTATCTCATCTTTTTAGCCTCTAGCCTAGTTATTTGTTATTTTGTGTACGCTTTGGTGATATTTTCAAGTTAGCTTGTTATTGCTTAAAATAtcatgttttttgttttttttgacgTGGTAATGTTTATAAAATTTCATTTATCTTTCATTATATCCGTATACATGTTAAACCATGTTGGATAAAATTAATTGGTTGCATTGTTATCTTGTATTTGCAGAGCTGCTGACAGAGCTGCTGATGGAAGGGCTTCAGCTAAGAGGGCATCGACTAGTAGCCAGAATAGTGCTCGACAGGGTAAGTggttttggtttgattttggaGTTGTTATGTTCACCTGATCAATAGTAACTTTGAAAATATGGATAGTGTGTTTGTACTTTTCTTTTTTCACATTCTGTTTTATTCGTTAACTTCGGAGCAGATTTGCCTGAAGAAGTTTCTAAATAAGTGTGTGTTATATTTTTCTCCATCTTGAAATATTCTGATTGGATTTATTTTCCTAGATGAATTAATCACTGTAGAGGTAAAGCATGAGCACCAAAAATGTATTCAGCATTTCTGTTGCATCTACTTATTCGATGAACCTCAATCCTGCCAAGGTTCAAAATGCTATTGTTTGCATCCCTGGATGGCCTGATGCTTCTTTAATCACAAGAGGTTTATATATGTTCTTTAGCAGTGCTACAAAGTTACTAGCATTGTTGGGTGGACATTTTAATCGTGTCGCACCTCAGTGTTTATCATTGTTTCGGGTTTACTGGATTATTGGATCATCCCAAATTCATTTCATGGTTAACTTTGGGGCATAGGTTGATAAATGAGGGTATGGAATAGGATCACAGATTCACAGTTGACTTCAGGAATTCCCTTAAACTTCTTCTCACCCACATAATGTCTACACTTTATTCCGGTCTACCTATTCATTCTATAATTTCCCTAACTCGTCTCATACTCCGATGTTCAGATAGGAGTATGACAATGTGCCAGGCTCTTGCTATGACAGTGTATTTTGACCATGAAACTTAAAGACACTTAGAGCATGTACATTGGTTGGCTCTTCAAAAGAGCTCTTGGAGGGCTCTCCACTCTCTCTCTACCAAACCTCTCTACAAGACACATTCAAGAATTCATTCATAAAAACACCAAACATTGGTTGGTTCCTCAAGTGAGCTCTCCAATCTCTTTTTTACCATTTGGTGGTCCATAATTAATTGTCTTTAACCAAAGTTATTATCCATTTTTCAAAGTTACTCCCCActtttcaacaagaatcaactcTTGGAGGGCTCTTGGCAAGAGCTACCTTGAAGTAGCTCTCCATGAAGAGCTACTCAAGAGCCCCTCAATAACCACTCAAGAGCCCCAATATTGGCCAAGAGATAGTTCTTGTTGGAGAGCTACTCGGAGAGCCACTCCAAGAGCCCCAATGTACATGCCCTTAGACCATGTTCATCCATATGAAGtttccttgataaaatttatGCCCTGAAAGTTTCACAACCCGGGATAGTTTGTCAAAGAAACACAACCCTTTCATGAGTCATGACAAGTGATTCACAATCGGGATTCAGGAGTACCTACTTCCTACTGTCCATAACTCCTGACTTGACTCTAATCTCATATTTAGGGTTTTGAACACTGTCATATTTGCAGGTCTGAATTTAGGGTGCTTGTTTAAGTGTAATAGCCATGAGTTTCCTTATTCACTTGAGCTCTGGATTTCTACTTGAGCTTTGGATTCACGTCAGTGCCCATGCAAGCATTTAAAAACGCACCAAGCTCGTATGTTATCAATGATAATATCTCATGCATTTGTGTGCATTGGACCATCACGGACTGTGGAGTATGCACCAGTCACCAGTGTCGTTCCTTCTACACTTGGAGAAAACCACCTACCTAATTTTGGACTTGGGATGGTTACGCTACCGTTCAGATTTGCAATGCGCTATTTTGAACTCGGTTATCTCCCACTTGGTTCATAGGATTCCTTAGTCCTTCCTGTGAATGCAGTCATCATGCAGCTTATGCTCATGGTCCCCTCAAGTAGAACCCATTGAAGAGGATACCGATTATGATACATTTTGTTCTCATGGAAGGTCACATATGACCACTAATGCATAGTCAATTTTTGTCCTTCCACAGTTTGAAACTGTTGTGTTCATGATCATGGTAAACTGGTAAGAGAGCTGAGAATGACACAACTTACTTATTATGTCTGCCCAAATTAGGCTTTTATGGGTCCATGTCTTCTCATCTTGTGGGAACTCACCGATCTAATTTAATACGGAGGGTTGTTGAACCTCGGGATTTTTGGGGGACAGAGATTCGTTAATATTATGACAGctcaagattttttttttccttctgaTTTTGTTCAAGTTGCATGAGTATAGGTATGCTGAAAGTGTATACGTATTGGAATAATATTTTCTTTGTGTCTcttaaattgacaaaaaagtaTCAAAACAATTGGAAAGATACAAAATGTTTGTCCAATTTACTTTGTCTGAATTCAGTTAATAGCTAAGCAAGTTATTACAGCAGCAACCACAGACTGTTCCATTTTGTGTCGGCAATTTTTAGGATGTCAGCGTGGAATTTGATAAACTTTAATCAAGGGAAGTAAAATATTGCAATTTAGGAATTTAGCAATGGAGGGACCTCCCCTGGGGTACTGGGGGCGAGGGAATTGGGGGCTGATGAGGACACAATGACTAGGTTTAGAAAATAACCTTTTGGAGATGGGTTTTTACATCCTCTTCTTCTATTAGTGTCCAAATTTTATTCTCAGACTGATCTCTTTTTGGAGTGAAACAAAGACCACCCCTTAGATTGAGGTTTTAGTCCTCTCTATCCTTTTCATATGATGTGTGATTATACCCTACATTGACATTATGAAGTATGATATTAAACTTGTTTGTATCTCTTTGTTGTCTTCTCTTGGTGATTACTGATTAGTAGAGTGGTGCCCTAGTGGGGAGGTAGATGGAAAGCAAAAAGATGGATTCGAATGTGGCTATGTATTATGTTCAGTACTTCAATGGATCTTTTATTGATGTTATGCATGGGGGGCGGGGGGTAATTGGAAAGGAAAAAgtaaatacggagtacaatGTGATCTTAACACCAACATGAATTTACAAAAGTTTTCATAGTTTTTAAGATTTACCTCAGTGCACAAATTCCATGAATTTGCAATGAAGCATATCTGATTTCTTACCTATCCATTGCAGGTGGGTCAAGTAGTCGTGCTGCAGATAAAAAATTTCAGGGTTTGACTGTGGAGAGGCTTCGTGCACTTCTGAAGGAAAAAGGACTTTCGCCAAAAGGGAAGAAGGCAAGTGAAGTTTCTTATTGCAATTCTCTCCAGTAAACTTTGCTCCATCGTAATTGTCTCACTTGCCTGATTTACAGCTGTCCTGCTTCTCCCTCTCCCGATTCTTTTTACTCCAACCCTCTAGGCTGACCAAAGCAATTTTCACTAGAACTTGGTACCGATAGATAAATGGGTCTCCTATTTTCTTTTACTTTAACCTTGTATTGTAGCCTTGGGCTTCTAACTAAATTGAGCAAGTTGCTTCTGTTGGGAAATTGGTTGTCTTCTTTTGTGCATTACGGTGAGTTTGATCATCAGGTACTGATGAGTGAAGTTTGTCTGTTTATGTTATGCATGCTGAGATTGTcacctttttttatttttatttttatgtagGATGAGCTGATTGAACGCCTTCGGAATTCAAGTAAATGATTTAAATATGCTGATTAGAAGAGGGAAGTACGATTGAATACGCAGGTGCTAGACTGCCAGGGGAGTTCATGGACAGtgcaaatttaatttaatgaaGTTGGTCGTAGTTTACATTCTTGGTGTAgtattttgtttatttggtGCATATATCTTGTATTACTGATGCTAGTGTAATGTCACAACTTTTGCCGGAGAGTCTACTAAATACAAAAACCTGTCCTTTGTTGGTCTTGCTCTGAGATATATATCTATCTATGCTTCCAGATTATGTCACTTTGTGACTACGTTTTTTTTAAGTGTAGGTTTGCAACATCTGGTTTCAGATAGTACTGCTATGTATTGTTTGTGTAGTAGAAAGTAGAaactataatttctaaacttcTGTTACTCTGTTAAATCTGGTCATAAATTGCAATGAAGTTGTATTATGCATTTTACAAAGAAAACCCATAGGAAGTTGtatgcattttgcaatgaaaccCTATAGGATGTTTATGGTATTGATACTGTCCCTGAGACACGGTCAAGAAATGCCATTACTAAGGTAATCTATGTTACTGACTGGTACGAGTCTATAAATTTATACCCTGCTAGTCATTTGAATAGTTGAACACAATAATGAgacatttttcttttcttttcttttcttttcttttttctgtgattgatttttatgaaatcGACCAAGGAGCATCATAGAACAAGGCTGACCACTTTCAGGCTTCatcaatctctattatataagtcaaCACTTAAGCACTTTGGTATCCATGCAACATGTCTATAATATCCCTACTTAATATTTAAATTGTTAATATTCTCCCCGTCCCTAAAACTTGTCCTTTAGTTGGTCTTTCTCAATATACATTAACTATTCATTAAATCGCAttcaaaataccaaacgtaaagaacattttggaaCAGAGGAGTaacatttataaaatattggaaCATATTTTGTGGATGTCAACTAATTTAGTTGGTAAAGTTTTGAGAGGTGGTACTTAAAACCTAACCCTAAATAatgtaataataaaaaaataaaaaataaaaacggaGTAAGTAATAGTGTGTGGGTATTCATCTTGTTTGATAAACCCACACTGAGTAGTTTACTGTCATCAAAAAGCCCTTGGTGGATACACACATGCACCAACAGGTCGGGTTTGGACCTCGAGAAACAAAATGCTTCGTCTCTAAATTATAGAGAAGAACAAACACATTAATAATCAATCATATTCTCTCCTTCTCAAAATAGTTATTACACTTATTTTTGCACAAATTGAATGAGAGATGGTGTGgggataaaataaaatttagtaGAAAGAGATagataatataataattgtgcggtcatttctaatttagaattgtaacaactaatctagaaCGAACGGAaaaaaagtgtaacaactaatctggaacagagggagtataacaTAAAATTCACTTcctctgtattttaaaaagagatacactttccttaaacggccgtattttaaaaagagat contains:
- the LOC110787293 gene encoding uncharacterized protein encodes the protein MEEGSSSASPPPSDSIPTTSGTVAEFLTDLPSRGLFSSTAVSSSNPGGIRIYVCDHETAPPENQVIKTDQMNILIRSLTLKKQQGEATDNSRKRAADRAADGRASAKRASTSSQNSARQGGSSSRAADKKFQGLTVERLRALLKEKGLSPKGKKDELIERLRNSSK